In the genome of Coregonus clupeaformis isolate EN_2021a chromosome 1, ASM2061545v1, whole genome shotgun sequence, one region contains:
- the haao gene encoding 3-hydroxyanthranilate 3,4-dioxygenase isoform X1, with amino-acid sequence MSGKPLFVNVDKWIAENEKAFLPPVCNKLMHFCQLNIMFVGGPNTRKDYHIEEGEELFYQVKGDMCLKLVENGKHKDVHIREGEMFLLPARIPHSPQRLANTVGLVVERRRLQSERDCLRYYVDNTSDTLFERWFHCENLGTQLVPVIQEFFASEQHRTGKPNPVCLDEVFRQPPFPMNTMHVMTPFHFRDWVDKQRPSLASGRPIDMFGAQFETETMLYGPGQTEACERETDVWIWQQEGSSHVTLDGQEFPLSTGDSLLIPGHSQYQWRRAEGSISLFVAQNPERKRA; translated from the exons ATGAGTGGGAAACCCCTTTTTGTGAACGTGGACAAATGGATTGCAGAGAATGAAAAGGCTTTTTTGCCACCGGTGTGCAACAAACTCAT GCATTTTTGTCAGCTGAACATCATGTTTGTTGGAGGTCCCAACACCAGAAAGGACTACCACattgaggaaggggaggag CTCTTTTACCAGGTGAAAGGGGACATGTGTCTGAAGTTGGTTGAGAATGGCAAACATAAGGATGTGCATATCCgcgagggagag ATGTTTCTGCTTCCAGCTCGGATCCCCCACTCCCCCCAGAGACTGGCTAACACTGTGGGGCTGGTGGTGGAGAGAAGGAGGCTTCAGTCAGAGAGAGACTGTTTAAG GTACTATGTGGACAACACTTCAGACACCCTTTTTGAGAGATGGTTTCACTGTGAAAACCTGGGGACCCAGCTGGTGCCAGTGATTCAAGA GTTTTTTGCGTCGGAGCAGCACAGAACAGGCAAGCCAAACCCAG TTTGTCTAGATGAGGTCTTCAGACAGCCCCCCTTCCCCATGAACACCATGCATGTGATGACCCCCTTCCACTTCAGAGACTGGGTGGACAAACAGCGGCCCTCCCTGGCCAGCGGACGCCCCATTGACATGTTTGGGGCCCAGTTTGAGACAGAG ACCATGCTGTATGGGCCCGGGCAGACAGAGGCTTGTGAACGAGAAACTGATGTCTGGATATGGCAGCAG GAGGGATCCTCCCATGTGACTCTGGATGGCCAAGAGTTCCCTCTGTCCACAGGAGACAGTCTACTCATTCCTGGACACAGCCA GTACCAATGGAGGCGGGCTGAGGGGAGCATTTCCCTGTTTGTCGCTCAGAACCCAGAGAGGAAGCGTGCATGA
- the haao gene encoding 3-hydroxyanthranilate 3,4-dioxygenase isoform X2: MSGKPLFVNVDKWIAENEKAFLPPVCNKLMHFCQLNIMFVGGPNTRKDYHIEEGEELFYQVKGDMCLKLVENGKHKDVHIREGEMFLLPARIPHSPQRLANTVGLVVERRRLQSERDCLRYYVDNTSDTLFERWFHCENLGTQLVPVIQEFFASEQHRTGKPNPDEVFRQPPFPMNTMHVMTPFHFRDWVDKQRPSLASGRPIDMFGAQFETETMLYGPGQTEACERETDVWIWQQEGSSHVTLDGQEFPLSTGDSLLIPGHSQYQWRRAEGSISLFVAQNPERKRA; encoded by the exons ATGAGTGGGAAACCCCTTTTTGTGAACGTGGACAAATGGATTGCAGAGAATGAAAAGGCTTTTTTGCCACCGGTGTGCAACAAACTCAT GCATTTTTGTCAGCTGAACATCATGTTTGTTGGAGGTCCCAACACCAGAAAGGACTACCACattgaggaaggggaggag CTCTTTTACCAGGTGAAAGGGGACATGTGTCTGAAGTTGGTTGAGAATGGCAAACATAAGGATGTGCATATCCgcgagggagag ATGTTTCTGCTTCCAGCTCGGATCCCCCACTCCCCCCAGAGACTGGCTAACACTGTGGGGCTGGTGGTGGAGAGAAGGAGGCTTCAGTCAGAGAGAGACTGTTTAAG GTACTATGTGGACAACACTTCAGACACCCTTTTTGAGAGATGGTTTCACTGTGAAAACCTGGGGACCCAGCTGGTGCCAGTGATTCAAGA GTTTTTTGCGTCGGAGCAGCACAGAACAGGCAAGCCAAACCCAG ATGAGGTCTTCAGACAGCCCCCCTTCCCCATGAACACCATGCATGTGATGACCCCCTTCCACTTCAGAGACTGGGTGGACAAACAGCGGCCCTCCCTGGCCAGCGGACGCCCCATTGACATGTTTGGGGCCCAGTTTGAGACAGAG ACCATGCTGTATGGGCCCGGGCAGACAGAGGCTTGTGAACGAGAAACTGATGTCTGGATATGGCAGCAG GAGGGATCCTCCCATGTGACTCTGGATGGCCAAGAGTTCCCTCTGTCCACAGGAGACAGTCTACTCATTCCTGGACACAGCCA GTACCAATGGAGGCGGGCTGAGGGGAGCATTTCCCTGTTTGTCGCTCAGAACCCAGAGAGGAAGCGTGCATGA